From the genome of Methanobrevibacter smithii ATCC 35061, one region includes:
- a CDS encoding aconitase X catalytic domain-containing protein, with the protein MFLTKKEEQMCDGEFGETIRKSMDILVALGDIYGASKLVDITSAQVSGVSYKTIGDAGLDYLQDLASDDKGVASVNSSLNPPGTDLDNWEALGFPKEFSIKQNQIVEAYGKLGISKTCTCTPYLVGNVPRFRDHVSWSESSAVAYVNSVIGAKTNREGGPAALAAAIVGKTPLYGFHLDENRTANLVVDVETELAGADFGALGYVVGKIVGGGVPYFTLKNIPDNNNLKTLGAALASSGSVALYHMENVTPEYDVAAKSEADDHIAISEDDILDTRNKLSTTTDEPDLICLGCPHASLEEIKEVANIVKGKSIKNKLWICTSVSVKATADRMGYTKVIEDAGGNVVCDTCMVVAPIEDRGFEVIGVNSAKAANYVPSMCGLDVVYNDVENLIQFE; encoded by the coding sequence ATGTTTTTAACAAAAAAAGAAGAACAAATGTGTGATGGGGAGTTTGGAGAAACTATTAGAAAAAGCATGGATATATTAGTGGCTTTAGGAGATATTTATGGTGCTTCTAAATTAGTGGATATCACTTCAGCACAGGTTTCCGGAGTTTCTTATAAAACTATTGGTGATGCAGGTTTGGATTATCTTCAAGATTTGGCCAGTGATGATAAAGGGGTAGCTAGTGTTAATTCTTCCCTAAATCCTCCTGGAACTGATTTGGATAATTGGGAAGCTCTAGGATTTCCAAAGGAATTTTCAATTAAACAAAATCAAATTGTAGAAGCTTACGGTAAACTTGGAATCTCAAAAACATGTACTTGTACTCCTTATCTTGTTGGAAATGTTCCTAGATTTAGAGACCATGTATCATGGTCTGAATCTTCAGCAGTAGCATATGTTAATTCTGTAATTGGTGCTAAAACTAATCGTGAAGGCGGTCCTGCAGCATTAGCAGCAGCTATTGTTGGTAAAACTCCTCTTTATGGATTCCATTTAGATGAAAATAGGACGGCTAATTTAGTAGTGGATGTTGAAACCGAACTCGCAGGTGCTGATTTCGGAGCTCTCGGATATGTTGTTGGGAAAATTGTCGGTGGTGGAGTGCCTTACTTTACTCTTAAAAATATTCCTGATAATAATAATTTAAAAACATTAGGAGCAGCACTTGCGTCATCAGGTTCAGTAGCTCTTTATCATATGGAGAATGTTACTCCGGAATATGATGTGGCTGCTAAAAGTGAAGCTGATGATCATATTGCAATCTCTGAAGACGACATTTTAGACACCCGTAACAAACTATCTACTACAACTGATGAACCGGATTTAATCTGTTTGGGCTGTCCTCATGCTTCCTTGGAAGAAATAAAAGAAGTTGCAAATATTGTCAAAGGAAAATCAATTAAAAACAAATTATGGATTTGCACATCAGTTAGTGTAAAAGCAACAGCTGATAGAATGGGGTATACAAAAGTTATTGAAGATGCAGGTGGTAATGTGGTCTGTGATACCTGTATGGTCGTAGCACCTATTGAAGATAGGGGCTTTGAAGTAATTGGTGTAAATTCAGCAAAAGCAGCTAATTATGTTCCGTCTATGTGTGGACTTGATGTTGTTTATAATGATGTAGAAAACTTGATTCAATTTGAATAA
- a CDS encoding ATP-binding protein produces MVVKYLPRILDKDLEKYLTMIGAILIVGPKWCGKTTTAEQHAKSVLKLQDKDNYKTNMMWADIEPSRLLKGEKPRLIDEWQVAPVLWDSVRTSVDESEGYGLYILTGSTVVDEDSIMHSGTGRIHRMLMRPMSLYESGESNGQISIMDLFDNPDININNCESSLTINDLIFAACRGGWPDSLNQKTREGKLFVAYNYLENICNTDVSAVDGVKRDPDRVRVLLRSLARNNSTLAKDQTIIDDINANFMDISRPTYYSYVDALKKLFVIEDNRGWSPNIKSKSAIRSGNKKVFIDPSIAVAALNANPKSMANDLETFGFIFENLCIRDLSVYTNSHGGKVSYYHDKSDLEIDCVVHLRDGRYALIECKLGSERINEGAQNLLKIKELIEKNKKLDNPTFLAVLTGGKYAYTRPDGVKVIPIGCLK; encoded by the coding sequence ATGGTTGTTAAATATTTACCGAGAATATTGGATAAAGATTTGGAAAAATATCTTACAATGATTGGTGCGATTCTCATTGTTGGACCGAAATGGTGTGGCAAAACAACTACTGCCGAACAGCATGCTAAAAGTGTATTAAAACTACAAGACAAAGATAATTATAAAACAAATATGATGTGGGCAGACATAGAACCTTCCAGATTATTGAAAGGAGAGAAACCACGATTAATTGATGAATGGCAGGTGGCTCCTGTATTGTGGGATTCCGTCAGAACAAGCGTGGATGAAAGCGAAGGATATGGACTATATATTTTAACCGGTTCAACAGTGGTCGATGAAGACAGCATCATGCACTCAGGAACCGGAAGAATCCATAGAATGCTGATGAGGCCTATGAGTTTGTATGAAAGCGGTGAATCAAACGGGCAAATTTCAATTATGGACTTATTTGACAATCCCGACATTAACATTAATAACTGCGAATCCAGTTTAACAATAAACGATTTGATATTTGCTGCATGCCGCGGAGGCTGGCCAGATTCATTGAATCAAAAAACCAGAGAGGGCAAACTTTTCGTTGCATATAATTATTTGGAAAACATTTGTAACACAGATGTTTCTGCTGTTGATGGGGTTAAAAGAGACCCTGATAGGGTAAGAGTATTATTACGTTCGCTTGCAAGAAATAATTCCACACTGGCTAAAGACCAAACCATTATAGATGATATTAATGCTAATTTTATGGATATAAGTAGACCCACATACTATTCATATGTTGATGCCTTGAAAAAATTATTTGTAATTGAAGACAACCGAGGATGGTCCCCAAACATCAAATCCAAATCAGCAATCAGATCAGGAAATAAAAAAGTATTCATTGATCCTTCAATTGCCGTAGCAGCATTGAATGCAAATCCTAAATCAATGGCGAATGATTTGGAAACATTCGGATTTATTTTTGAAAATTTATGCATTCGTGACTTAAGTGTTTATACAAATTCCCATGGCGGAAAAGTTTCATATTACCATGACAAGTCAGATTTAGAAATTGACTGTGTTGTTCACTTGAGGGACGGAAGATATGCATTAATAGAATGCAAGCTTGGAAGTGAAAGAATAAACGAAGGTGCCCAAAATCTCCTTAAAATCAAGGAGTTAATTGAAAAGAATAAAAAATTGGATAATCCTACATTTCTTGCAGTGCTTACTGGTGGAAAATATGCATACACTCGTCCGGATGGCGTTAAAGTAATTCCAATCGGCTGTTTAAAATAG
- a CDS encoding XTP/dITP diphosphatase, translating into MITFITGNKHKVIEAENIFKDYDINLEHIDLGYCEPQGTLEEVAISGAKYASRKLNKPVIVEDAGLFIKALKGFPGTYSSYVQETLGNQGILKLLDGVNDRYAEFRSVIGYCAPNSEPKIFLGKVIGEIAVEEKGDLGFAFDPIFYVPAEGKTFGELTTEEKNQFSHRKNSLEKFIKWYSIQ; encoded by the coding sequence ATGATAACATTTATAACTGGTAACAAACATAAAGTTATAGAAGCAGAGAATATATTTAAAGATTATGACATTAACTTAGAGCATATTGATTTAGGTTACTGTGAACCTCAGGGAACTCTTGAGGAAGTAGCTATATCAGGTGCAAAATATGCCAGTCGTAAACTTAATAAACCTGTGATTGTTGAAGATGCTGGTTTATTCATAAAAGCTTTAAAAGGTTTTCCTGGAACATATTCTTCTTATGTTCAAGAAACTCTTGGAAATCAGGGAATATTAAAGCTTTTAGATGGTGTCAATGACCGTTATGCCGAATTCAGGTCAGTTATTGGGTACTGCGCCCCCAATTCTGAGCCCAAGATCTTTTTAGGTAAGGTCATAGGTGAAATCGCAGTTGAAGAAAAAGGAGATTTAGGTTTTGCTTTTGATCCTATTTTCTATGTTCCAGCTGAAGGTAAAACTTTTGGAGAACTTACAACTGAAGAAAAAAACCAGTTTTCACATAGAAAAAATTCTTTAGAAAAATTTATTAAATGGTATTCTATTCAATAA
- a CDS encoding 30S ribosomal protein S15 yields the protein MARPEWVTYSDEEIEEMILKFNKEGKSTSEIGIILRDQYGIPSVKEVTGERITQILKRNDQAGKYPEDLMNLIKRAVNIRDHLAENPKDLHSKRGLTIIESRIRRLASYYVNEGALPEGWRYNPKEAALLVK from the coding sequence ATGGCAAGACCAGAATGGGTAACTTACAGTGATGAAGAAATTGAAGAAATGATTTTAAAATTTAACAAAGAAGGAAAAAGTACCAGTGAAATCGGTATTATTTTAAGAGACCAATACGGTATTCCTAGTGTTAAAGAAGTAACCGGTGAAAGAATCACTCAAATCTTAAAAAGAAATGATCAAGCTGGAAAATACCCTGAAGATTTAATGAACTTAATCAAAAGAGCAGTAAATATAAGAGATCACTTAGCTGAAAATCCTAAAGATTTACACTCTAAAAGAGGTTTAACTATCATTGAATCTAGAATCAGGAGATTAGCTTCATATTATGTAAATGAAGGTGCATTACCTGAAGGATGGAGATACAATCCAAAAGAAGCAGCACTCCTTGTTAAATAG
- a CDS encoding single-stranded-DNA-specific exonuclease RecJ produces MLNRASEASNVLKKHIENNNVIRIISHNDADGISAAAVLANALKEENVQFHTTIVPRLKEDLINQLRHEKHDLVIFSDMGSSFVGELNSFKCDVIIADHHQVSDVEAESNVVHINPHLFDIDGSRDLSGAGSSYLAVRDLDKKHLAYFALIGAFGDMQGQDGFTGVNKLIVDDAKQSGNLEIHDGLKIVSKSSEPLFKSLAYTFSPPLPGITGDLEGSTEFLEKMNLSYGIKFTDLGEEEKDILKDELIKINPDIFGDCYTVPKEIPLLRDLEEYSYILDACGKNKKFGLGLSIALGEREKALKTATDLQRKYRDQLVKGLEWIKREGSVNLSNIQYLYSEDKVLKSVMGTIASIGLSINLLDDSKPVLGLSRLHKDIKVSGRTTRQQVEKGVNLGKALQDSSNNFGGQGGGHDIAAGAMIPFDSKDNFLNLVNDMVEYQINND; encoded by the coding sequence TTGTTAAATAGAGCTAGTGAAGCTAGTAATGTGCTTAAGAAGCATATAGAAAACAATAACGTTATAAGAATTATTTCTCATAATGATGCTGATGGAATTTCAGCGGCAGCTGTATTAGCTAATGCTTTAAAAGAAGAAAATGTTCAGTTTCATACTACGATTGTTCCTCGTCTTAAGGAAGATTTAATAAATCAGTTAAGGCATGAAAAACATGATTTGGTCATTTTTTCAGATATGGGAAGTTCTTTTGTAGGGGAACTCAATTCTTTTAAATGTGATGTTATTATAGCTGATCATCATCAGGTTAGTGATGTTGAAGCAGAAAGCAATGTGGTTCACATAAATCCTCATTTATTTGACATTGATGGAAGCAGGGATTTAAGTGGGGCTGGTTCCAGCTATTTGGCAGTTAGGGATCTTGATAAAAAACATTTAGCTTATTTTGCTTTAATTGGTGCTTTTGGTGATATGCAAGGTCAAGATGGATTTACTGGAGTTAATAAACTTATTGTTGATGATGCTAAACAAAGTGGTAATTTGGAAATTCATGATGGTTTGAAAATAGTTTCTAAATCATCTGAACCACTTTTTAAATCTTTAGCTTACACTTTTTCTCCTCCGCTTCCAGGAATAACTGGGGATTTGGAAGGTTCAACTGAGTTTTTAGAAAAGATGAATTTGTCTTATGGAATTAAATTCACTGATTTAGGTGAAGAGGAAAAAGATATTCTTAAAGATGAACTTATTAAAATCAATCCGGATATCTTCGGGGATTGTTACACAGTTCCAAAAGAAATACCTTTGCTTCGTGATTTGGAAGAGTATTCATATATTCTTGATGCATGCGGTAAAAATAAGAAGTTTGGATTAGGTTTAAGCATAGCTCTTGGAGAACGTGAAAAAGCCTTAAAAACAGCTACTGATTTGCAACGCAAATACCGTGATCAACTTGTTAAAGGATTGGAATGGATTAAAAGGGAAGGTTCAGTTAATCTTTCTAATATTCAATATTTATACAGTGAGGATAAAGTGTTGAAATCTGTAATGGGTACAATAGCTAGTATAGGTTTGTCTATTAACTTGTTGGATGATTCAAAACCTGTTTTAGGATTATCTAGACTTCATAAGGATATTAAAGTTTCTGGAAGAACAACCAGACAACAAGTTGAAAAAGGAGTTAATTTGGGAAAAGCCTTACAGGATAGCTCCAACAATTTCGGTGGTCAGGGTGGAGGTCATGATATTGCTGCAGGGGCTATGATTCCATTTGATAGTAAGGATAACTTTTTAAACTTAGTTAATGATATGGTTGAATATCAAATAAATAATGATTAA
- a CDS encoding ISNCY-like element ISM1 family transposase produces MTKQNKSALNSNIDFIQLKLYDFFDEKIDQEKIISKRLNKTPNFENTNHKLFLDENNTFKYDNPICPVCGSHKIIKKGTIKKNKQNTNGKTTEFKEQQYQCKKCGKKFGIYNNPLIGENKQFLQEIMDKIPGIMKIGYQSLRKISKYFEIFLGIRISHQTIKNWSDKNHEESISNEKFEYSGYYLYDEQFLRLNGTRHYRLTLFDAILNIPVTERIVRRRIPKNTKKFILESTENKPFICLTTDLFPMYRNVADEIEVKHQLCIFHLFQTINHKLKVYCRRNKINGKQRDHIYENAQELKNCFRQNSKKEAIEQFKQYLQKYTAIPVVLKDFIRKHIINHFHRYVEYLDDENIEKTSNKVENYYRQTNPEKIKKIYKTKNGILTFLDYQMQNWTEKHIKIK; encoded by the coding sequence ATGACCAAACAAAACAAATCTGCCCTCAATAGTAATATAGACTTCATACAACTTAAACTTTATGATTTTTTTGATGAAAAAATTGATCAAGAAAAAATTATTTCAAAAAGATTGAATAAAACACCTAATTTTGAAAATACTAATCATAAACTATTTTTAGATGAAAATAATACTTTTAAATATGATAATCCCATTTGTCCAGTTTGTGGAAGCCACAAAATAATCAAAAAAGGCACAATAAAGAAAAACAAACAAAATACTAATGGAAAAACAACAGAATTCAAAGAACAGCAATATCAATGCAAAAAATGTGGAAAAAAATTCGGAATATACAATAATCCATTAATTGGTGAAAATAAACAATTTTTACAAGAAATAATGGATAAAATTCCAGGAATAATGAAAATAGGGTACCAATCACTTCGTAAAATAAGTAAATACTTTGAAATATTCCTTGGAATCAGAATATCTCATCAAACAATCAAGAACTGGTCTGACAAAAATCACGAAGAAAGCATCAGCAATGAAAAATTTGAATATTCTGGCTATTATTTATATGATGAGCAATTTTTAAGACTTAATGGAACTAGACACTACAGATTAACTTTATTTGATGCAATACTCAATATTCCAGTCACAGAACGAATAGTACGTCGCAGAATACCAAAAAACACGAAAAAATTTATCTTAGAATCAACAGAAAATAAACCATTCATTTGCCTAACAACCGATTTATTCCCAATGTATCGTAATGTAGCAGATGAAATAGAAGTAAAACATCAATTGTGCATATTTCATCTGTTTCAAACAATAAACCATAAATTAAAAGTATATTGTAGAAGAAACAAGATTAATGGAAAACAAAGAGACCATATTTACGAAAATGCACAAGAATTAAAAAACTGTTTCAGACAAAACTCAAAAAAAGAAGCAATAGAACAATTTAAACAATATTTACAAAAATATACGGCCATACCAGTTGTTTTAAAAGATTTCATAAGAAAACATATCATAAATCACTTCCACAGATACGTAGAATATCTTGATGATGAAAATATAGAAAAAACATCAAATAAAGTCGAAAATTACTACAGACAAACCAATCCTGAAAAAATAAAGAAAATATACAAAACCAAAAATGGAATCCTGACATTTTTAGACTATCAAATGCAAAATTGGACTGAAAAACACATTAAAATCAAATAA
- a CDS encoding Mur ligase family protein, translated as MNYLVIGAGNAGRPVARLLNNQNHKVIITDPKQLSDFKQDVQSILKQMEKEGVILDLGNDNPSIDGIDKVYKAPSLPDSAPIAKKVAEANLEVITNEDFSKMVNDLIPVDIIGITGTMGKTTTTFITTSIFKQAGYKVWSCSSLVNNLVSEAIIDGIVKGKAQNCDIAIFELPHGTIGLLNELDIKIGLLTNIAEDHLSEFGGSLEKYQQRKLILEKMSETFIANNSCRDIIAPVRGNALYYALDDDCDFIGTAGDEKLTLKYSKGEFTTPFHMVSYFFENSVGASSVALTYGVSPEDITDALSEFKGLPAHMEDVGEYNGRKVILDSAFLYDGMKITLEYFKDDNVVLFLDHFDTLSKRDKTEVGQLVGQYVDVIIASGFNEVNQTVEMDAAYEVLDAIENPSAIKVATRDITEAAALTFKYSKPGDIILHMGPLIAYDRITTVEKIMKGLEEGSKKYE; from the coding sequence ATGAATTATTTAGTTATTGGTGCAGGAAATGCTGGTAGGCCTGTTGCAAGGTTACTTAATAATCAAAATCATAAGGTTATTATAACTGATCCAAAACAGTTATCTGATTTTAAACAAGATGTGCAAAGTATTTTAAAACAAATGGAAAAAGAGGGAGTTATTTTAGATTTAGGTAATGATAATCCTTCTATTGATGGTATTGATAAAGTTTATAAGGCTCCAAGTTTGCCTGACAGTGCACCTATTGCAAAAAAAGTTGCTGAAGCTAATTTAGAGGTTATTACTAATGAAGATTTCTCAAAAATGGTAAATGATTTAATTCCTGTTGATATTATTGGAATCACGGGAACTATGGGTAAAACAACTACTACATTTATTACAACAAGCATTTTTAAACAGGCAGGTTATAAAGTATGGTCCTGCTCTTCTTTAGTTAATAATTTAGTTAGTGAAGCTATTATTGATGGTATAGTTAAAGGTAAAGCTCAAAATTGTGATATAGCTATTTTTGAACTTCCTCATGGAACTATAGGGCTTCTAAATGAATTGGATATTAAAATTGGTCTTTTAACCAATATTGCTGAAGACCATCTGTCTGAATTTGGAGGTTCTCTTGAGAAATATCAGCAACGTAAATTGATTTTGGAAAAAATGAGTGAAACATTTATTGCAAATAATTCCTGCAGGGATATTATAGCTCCGGTAAGGGGCAATGCTCTTTATTATGCTTTAGATGATGATTGTGATTTTATTGGAACTGCCGGTGATGAAAAATTAACCCTCAAATATTCTAAAGGGGAATTTACAACACCGTTCCACATGGTCAGCTATTTCTTTGAAAACTCTGTAGGGGCCAGCAGTGTTGCTTTAACTTATGGTGTTTCTCCGGAAGATATTACTGATGCATTATCTGAATTTAAAGGACTTCCTGCACATATGGAAGATGTTGGTGAGTATAATGGAAGAAAAGTTATTTTGGATTCTGCATTTTTATATGATGGAATGAAAATCACTCTTGAGTACTTTAAAGACGACAATGTTGTACTGTTTCTAGATCATTTTGATACATTATCTAAAAGGGATAAGACAGAAGTCGGTCAGCTTGTTGGACAGTATGTGGATGTTATAATAGCTAGTGGATTTAATGAGGTTAACCAAACAGTTGAGATGGATGCTGCATATGAAGTTTTAGATGCTATTGAAAATCCAAGTGCAATTAAAGTAGCTACTAGGGATATTACTGAAGCAGCCGCACTTACATTCAAATATTCCAAACCTGGAGACATTATTCTGCATATGGGGCCACTTATAGCTTATGATAGAATTACCACTGTTGAAAAAATCATGAAAGGACTTGAAGAGGGAAGTAAAAAATATGAATGA
- a CDS encoding AAA family ATPase produces the protein MKNNPFRKRTGILPSYFTGRENELNELKKIYNSTKIGIPGHLILYGPKGIGKTSLLLKFQEEITNLDDVYSVRIPLMEGNFEDIYSLIIEKCSDTLNINIGHFWEKISSLGINIPFIGGISVSREIPQTSPAVAFEKILNVIYDELGSDNPVLILLFDDLQRIMGNDETMKILSILQNALVELNLKGKNIMFVATGSEDIFNKIQDKLDSAVRIFEPYLIGPLSYGEVYDAINIPTKEQNVAFEENVIKEIYELSNGIPYYMQILAYSCFEETNEDDKVTMDEFKKASVYSLNILAQREFKSLFSKSTTEERKILCLMAESNETILSYSYIKDNAHLNSEPSALLKSLINKNMIIKPARGKYKLKSNLFKLYLQNLRINQDTGLIR, from the coding sequence ATGAAAAATAATCCTTTTAGAAAACGAACTGGAATTTTGCCTTCGTATTTCACTGGCCGTGAAAATGAATTAAATGAACTTAAAAAAATATATAACTCAACTAAAATAGGAATTCCCGGCCATTTAATATTATATGGACCAAAAGGTATTGGAAAAACATCTTTATTATTAAAATTTCAAGAGGAAATAACTAATCTTGATGATGTATATTCAGTTAGAATTCCATTAATGGAAGGAAATTTTGAAGACATTTACTCATTAATAATAGAAAAATGTTCTGACACGTTAAATATTAATATTGGCCATTTTTGGGAGAAAATAAGTTCATTAGGTATTAATATACCATTTATCGGAGGCATATCTGTATCACGTGAAATTCCCCAAACCAGCCCTGCAGTTGCATTTGAAAAAATTTTAAATGTGATTTATGATGAGCTAGGCTCTGACAATCCTGTTTTAATCCTATTGTTTGATGATCTTCAAAGGATTATGGGCAATGATGAAACAATGAAGATATTGAGTATCTTGCAGAATGCTCTTGTAGAATTAAATCTAAAAGGAAAAAACATAATGTTTGTAGCTACTGGTTCAGAAGACATTTTCAACAAAATACAAGATAAACTTGACTCAGCAGTACGGATATTCGAACCTTACTTAATTGGACCATTATCCTACGGCGAAGTATATGATGCAATCAATATTCCTACTAAAGAACAAAATGTGGCCTTTGAAGAGAATGTCATAAAAGAAATATATGAATTATCAAACGGAATTCCATATTACATGCAAATCCTAGCTTACAGCTGTTTTGAAGAAACAAATGAAGATGATAAAGTGACTATGGATGAGTTTAAAAAGGCATCTGTGTATTCCTTAAACATTTTGGCCCAACGTGAATTTAAATCATTATTCTCTAAATCCACTACGGAAGAGCGAAAAATACTATGCTTAATGGCTGAAAGCAACGAAACAATTTTATCATATTCCTATATCAAAGATAATGCTCACCTAAACTCAGAACCCTCAGCATTGCTAAAAAGTTTAATTAACAAAAACATGATAATCAAACCAGCAAGAGGCAAATACAAATTAAAAAGTAATCTTTTTAAATTATACCTGCAAAATTTACGTATAAATCAGGATACTGGATTAATTAGATAG
- a CDS encoding Mur ligase family protein, giving the protein MNESDFPEDTTFGVIGICGANCNLVARILKDRGFDVIGTDMSSGDDCRFKKSLEGYDIEVFYESHPEEFFEKADYIIPPISLPKTAEVFDIIQEKNIPVLEVSDIIDIFKVNKPVFGITGTNGKTTTTTLLKKIAYDNNIAPVEHNLEKMQGNAEYIPILQSRLNGDVGILEVGTFGVPGTIERIVGNSELTSGLITNITPDHLNDLGGFMEYAHVKAEFIKGLAGKQLIVNGQDPTIMGLLRELNFAGEIITFGVDEMPVGVASKECVCGKTIDVKEIISGSGYYLCECGLTTPQLDYIATNINLKNRTFELHTPEEKLEVKMLLDGIHNVYNVVGVIVAAHEFLKLPYDKILESIATFGGVSGRMEKVATIGEKDVVVDFAHNPAGVETVLREFKKLYGDITTVITISSESGAEGDLEIFNKVLEFSKYIVPASSASQKIASDKISECPELKEKIILNHGVDNFVKKGTLGATFDEVQEGINQALNLDCNKIVAIGEAATKFKKCVNNL; this is encoded by the coding sequence ATGAATGAGTCTGATTTTCCGGAAGATACAACATTTGGAGTAATTGGAATTTGTGGAGCTAATTGTAATCTGGTAGCTAGAATTCTTAAAGACCGTGGATTTGATGTTATTGGAACAGATATGTCCTCTGGTGATGATTGCAGGTTTAAAAAATCTTTGGAAGGATATGACATTGAAGTATTTTATGAATCTCATCCTGAAGAGTTTTTTGAAAAAGCAGATTATATAATTCCTCCAATAAGTTTACCTAAAACAGCTGAAGTATTTGATATTATTCAGGAAAAAAACATTCCAGTTCTGGAAGTTAGTGATATTATTGATATTTTTAAAGTAAATAAACCGGTATTTGGAATAACCGGAACTAATGGTAAGACAACTACCACAACCCTTCTGAAAAAAATAGCTTATGATAATAATATTGCACCTGTTGAACATAATTTAGAAAAAATGCAGGGGAATGCTGAATATATTCCAATTTTACAGTCTCGTTTAAATGGGGATGTTGGAATATTGGAAGTGGGCACATTTGGAGTTCCGGGCACTATTGAAAGAATAGTTGGAAATTCTGAATTAACTTCCGGATTAATAACAAACATAACTCCTGATCATTTAAATGATTTGGGAGGATTTATGGAGTATGCGCATGTTAAAGCAGAATTTATAAAAGGATTGGCTGGAAAACAACTTATTGTAAACGGTCAGGATCCAACAATCATGGGGCTTTTAAGGGAATTGAACTTTGCAGGTGAAATAATTACTTTTGGGGTAGATGAAATGCCTGTAGGTGTAGCTTCTAAAGAATGTGTTTGCGGTAAAACCATTGATGTTAAAGAGATTATTTCAGGTTCCGGCTATTATTTATGTGAATGTGGTCTGACAACTCCTCAGCTAGATTATATTGCAACCAACATTAATTTAAAAAACAGAACTTTTGAATTACATACTCCGGAAGAAAAATTAGAAGTTAAAATGCTTCTTGATGGAATTCATAATGTCTATAATGTTGTTGGAGTAATTGTTGCAGCTCATGAATTTCTAAAATTACCTTATGATAAAATATTGGAGTCAATAGCTACTTTTGGTGGGGTTTCTGGAAGGATGGAGAAAGTAGCCACAATTGGCGAAAAAGATGTTGTTGTAGATTTTGCACATAATCCGGCAGGTGTTGAAACGGTTTTACGTGAATTTAAAAAATTATATGGTGATATCACTACAGTTATTACAATTTCCTCTGAATCCGGTGCTGAAGGAGATTTGGAAATATTTAATAAAGTTTTAGAGTTTTCTAAATACATTGTTCCGGCATCCAGTGCTTCTCAAAAAATAGCTAGTGATAAAATAAGTGAATGTCCTGAACTTAAGGAAAAAATTATATTGAATCATGGTGTTGATAACTTTGTCAAAAAAGGCACACTTGGCGCAACCTTTGATGAAGTTCAAGAAGGAATTAATCAGGCATTAAATTTAGATTGTAATAAGATAGTAGCTATTGGCGAAGCGGCTACAAAATTTAAAAAATGTGTCAATAATTTGTAA